CAAGTCAGTGGTGGTCTTAGGGGAAGGGCGGTTGATTAACCTGGCAGCCGCTGAAGGGCACCCCAGTGCGGTAATGGACATGAGCTTCGCCAACCAAGCGCTGGCCTGTGAGTATCTGGTTAAGCACAAGGGACAGTTACAGCCGGGTATCCATTCGATTCCCACAGAAGTCGATCGGGAAATTGCCCGGCTGAAGCTTCAAGCGATGGGCATTGCCATCGATAGCCTTACTCCGGCTCAGCTTGAGTACATCAATTCTTGGACATCCGGTACGTAAATAGTTTCAGGGGCGATGCTCCGATGGAGAACCGTTGCAATGGTCTTTGGGATCTCCAGAGGTGCAGTTTGCCTAAGGGTATCACCCCTGAGTTTGTCGCTGAGATACCAGCCATTCCGGGTTCAATTGTTCCCCTCAATCTGACGCTCAATGACCAACGGCTGCCGGAGAGTTCTCCGGTTGTTCCGATCCATGGATTGGCACCATCGTTTATATACAGGACGCACAACGGATGGCTGAATGGATTACCAGCACGATGCACTCCCTGGGTTATTGGGGGATTGGGTTGCTGATGTTTTTCGAGAATCTCTTCCCGCCGATTCCCTCAGAGTTGATCATGCCGTTGGCAGGGTTTACCGTCGCCCGCGGACAGATGAATTTTGGGGCTGCCATCCTGGCGGGGGTTCTGGGAACGATGTTGGGGGCATTGCCCTGGTATTACGCAGGTAAAATTCTGGGACACCATCGTCTCTATCACCTGGCTAACCGCTATGGCAAGTGGATGGGGATCTCGGGGCATGACATTGAAAAGGCCAATTTGTGGTTCAATCGCCACGGCAAAAAAGCGGTCTTCCTGGCTCGCTTGGTTCCTGGTATCCGCACCCTGATCTCGATTCCAGCGGGAATTTGTCAGATGCCGCTCCTGCCGTTTCTGCTCTACTCCACTCTGGGAACGACGCTTTGGGTCACCTTGCTCACGGTTGCTGGCTACCTCTTGGGGGACAATTACGAGTGGGTAGATCAGTATATTGGCCCCCTGTCAAAGGTCGTCCTAGGGCTTCTGCTCGTCACGTTTTTTGGTCTGGGTGGGGTGGCGACAGTTCAGAGGATCAGGGCCGGCTCAACGCAAGGGGCGATCGTAGACTTTAACCTTGTCCAGTCGCTGTCCCCAGTAGCCTGTCTTCCTATCGTTTGACTTTATTTCTGGCTCCTGCCCTTGAAAACTCGCTCAACCTACTGGCAACTCCTGCCCTATCTCTGGCCTCACCGCAAAGTTCTTGCCCTAGGTACCACCTGTATTCTTGGCTATGTGATCATCACACTGTTGCTCCCCCAATTAGCAGGTCGGGTTGCTGTCTCGGTAGGTGCGGGGAATGTGGCTGCGATCGCCCACTTGATTGCCATGAGTGCCCTGGCTTTTCTGGTACGAGGTGTCTTTCAAGCAGGTCAAGATATCTGGATGGCCGATGCGGCTCTGAAGGCGGCCTTTGATCTCCGCAGTCGTACCTATGCCCATTTGCATCGCCTCAGCCTGGATTACTTTGAAACAGCACAAACGGGAGATCTGGCCTATCGCCTCACAGAGGATGTGGATCGCATCAGTGAGGTGGTGAACAAACTGTCTCACCAGCTTTTACCCTGCCTGTTGCAGCTGGTGGCGATTCCGATTTACATGCTCTATCTCAACTGGCAACTGACCTTAGCAACGGTGATTCTGGCTCCCTTAATTGCTGGGTTGGTGGGTTGGTTTGGCGATCGCCTGCTCGAAGTCTCCCGACGGGCGCAGATGCAGGTTTCCAATCTCTCAGCGCTGTTGACGGAGGTTTTGGGAGGAGTGCGGTTGGTGCAAGCCTTTGCAGCTCAGGACTATGAAGTGCGACGGTTTAGCCAGGAAGCGGAA
This genomic stretch from Neosynechococcus sphagnicola sy1 harbors:
- a CDS encoding ABC transporter ATP-binding protein, translating into MKTRSTYWQLLPYLWPHRKVLALGTTCILGYVIITLLLPQLAGRVAVSVGAGNVAAIAHLIAMSALAFLVRGVFQAGQDIWMADAALKAAFDLRSRTYAHLHRLSLDYFETAQTGDLAYRLTEDVDRISEVVNKLSHQLLPCLLQLVAIPIYMLYLNWQLTLATVILAPLIAGLVGWFGDRLLEVSRRAQMQVSNLSALLTEVLGGVRLVQAFAAQDYEVRRFSQEAERNRQARYRAEALKAIQVPIVGFLEAISILFLFLLGGWQISQGNLTGGGLCQLSNRGGLVDPTH
- a CDS encoding DedA family protein, with the protein product MAEWITSTMHSLGYWGIGLLMFFENLFPPIPSELIMPLAGFTVARGQMNFGAAILAGVLGTMLGALPWYYAGKILGHHRLYHLANRYGKWMGISGHDIEKANLWFNRHGKKAVFLARLVPGIRTLISIPAGICQMPLLPFLLYSTLGTTLWVTLLTVAGYLLGDNYEWVDQYIGPLSKVVLGLLLVTFFGLGGVATVQRIRAGSTQGAIVDFNLVQSLSPVACLPIV